The nucleotide sequence GCCTGGCGTTCGGTGAAGACCGCGCCCGCGACGACCGGCACCAGGGACTCGCCCCGGGCCAGCTCCGCCGGGTACGCGGCGGCCTGTGCCGCGCTGACCGTCAGCTTCGGCCCGTGCTCGCCCCGGTCGAGCGGGTGCTCGGTGAGGATGACGTACGCGGTCATCACCTTGGTCACGCTGGCGATCGGCACCGGCTCGTTCCCGCCGGAGGTGCCGAACGAGCCGACCCCCTCGACCGAGAGCGCGGCCTGCCCGGTCCTTGGCCACGGCACCACCGGCGCCTTGCCGGGAATCCTCGTCGCCTCCGGCAGGGTACGCGTGACGGCCGCCGTGGGCAGCGGGGTGCGCAGCGGCGCGATCGCGTAGAGCGTGGCACCGGCCAGCAGCACGATCAGCATCCCGATGGCCAGCAGCCAGTAGCCGCGGGCGCGACTCCGCTTCGGCGCTGGTGGCGGTGACGGTGGCGGCACAGGTTCGAGTACCTGGGTCGTCTCGGCGTCGAGCATCGGTCAGATCCCCCGTGTGGTACGCCGGCCGCGCCACGTGGCGCGGCCGGAGCGCTGATGTCGATATCGCCCGGCCGGGCTGCCGGCAGGTCCGGCGGCACGCACCCTGCGAAGTAGTGCATTGTCGCACCGTCCGGCAACCGCACCGCCGATCGTGGCTGGCCGGCGATGTCGAGGACGCGGCGCCGGCTCCGTCCGTAGGGTGACGGCGTGCCGACCGGGTACGGCAGGACGAGCGAGGCGGAGGATCCGAGATGAAGTACCTGCTGCTGATCTACGGCAACCAGGAGAAGTGGGACTCGATCCCGGCGGAGTCGTGGCCGGAGGAGATCGCCAAGCAGGACGCGTTCAACAGGCGCTACCACGAGACCGGTGAACTGCTCGGCGGGTACGGGCTGGCCGACGCCGCCGCGGCCCGGCTGGTCCGGCGCGAGGGTGGCGCCCCGGCCGTCACCGACGGGCCGTACCTGGAGACCAAGGAGTACATCGCCAGCTTCTACCTGCTCGACTGCGACAGCGAGGCGCGGGCGTACGAGATCGCCGCCGACATGCCCTGGGCGGACCAGGAACCGGTCGAGGTCTGGCCGATCCTGCACGAGTCCGCCGCAGACCTGGCCTGACCGTGCACGGGAACGTCGATCACGGGTGAGCGTCGACCGGGCCGTGGAGGAGCTGCTGCGCGAGTTGGCGCCGCAGGTCCTCGGCGCGCTCGTCCGCCGGTACGGCCGGTTCGACGCGGCCGAGGACGCCACCCAGGAGGCGCTGCTCCGGGCCGCCCTGCGCTGGCCGGCCGAGGGGATTCCGGACAATCCCCGGGGCTGGCTGGTGACGGTCGCCGTGCACCGGTTGCTGGACGAGTTCCGCAGCGAGGCGTCCCGGCGGCGGCGGGAGGACGCGGTGTTCGCGGCGACCCCGCAGGCCGAGTTGCTGGGCCGGCCGGCGGACGCCGACCCGGGCACCGAGCGGGACGACTCGCTGACCCTGCTCTTCCTCTGCTGTCATCCGGCGCTGTCGCAGGCCAGCCGGATCGCGTTGACGCTGCGCGCGGTCGGCGGCCTGACCACCGGGCAGATCGCCGCCGCCTTCCTGGTGCCGGAGGCGACGATGGCGCAGCGGATCAGCCGGGCCAAGCAGATGATCCGGAGCAGCGGCCTGCCGTTCGAGCCGCCGGACGGGCCGGACCGGGCCGAGCGGCTGGGCGCGGTGCTGCACGTGCTCTACCTGGTCTTCAACGAGGGCTACACCGCGACGACCGGGCCGGAGCTGACCGCGCCGCGGCTCTCCGACGAGGCGATCCGGCTCACCCGCTGGCTGCACCGGCTGCTGCCGGAGGATCCCGAGGTGGCCGGGCTGCTCGCGCTGATGCTGCTCACCGACGCCCGGCGGCCGGCCAGGACCCGGCCGGACGGCAGCCTGGTGCCGCTGGCCGAGCAGGACCGGGGAAGTTGGGACCGGGAGCGGATCGCCGAGGGCGTCGCGCTGATCACCGAGACGCTGCCCCGGGGGCCGGTCGGGCCCTACCAGGTGCAGGCGGCGATCGCGGCGGTGCACGACGAGGCCGAGCACGTCGACAGGACCGACTGGCCGCAGATCCTCGCCCTCTACGAGCTGCTCGAACAGCTCACCGCGGCGAACCCGATGGTGACGCTGAACCGGGCGGTCGCGGTCGCCATGGTGCGCGGGCCGGCGGCCGGGCTGGAGCTGTTGGAGACCGTCGCCGCGGACAAGCGGATGGCGACCCACCACCGGCTGCTCGCCACCCGCGCCCACCTGACCGAACTCTCCGGGGACCGGGCCGGGGCGGCGGCCGGCTACCGGGCGGCGGCCCGGCGCACCGCCAGCCTGCCCGAGCGGCGCCACCTCACCGCACGAGCCGCCGAACTCGACCCCCGGCAGCACCCCTGACCGGCAGCACCTCTGACCGGCGGTACGCCCGACGCCGCCGACCTCGTCAGCGGTTCCAGTCCTGCTTGGCGGCGCGGACCAGCTTGTCCTTCAGTTCCCGGGTGTGCCGGCGACTGACCGGCAGTTCGGAGTCGTCGATCACCACCACGTACCCGGAGTTGGCGAGCCGGAGTTCGGCGATCAGTCGGAGCTGCACCAGGTACGACCGGTGGATCCGGACGAATCCCGCGTCGGCCCAGCGTTCGGCGAGGGTGGCCAGCGGCACCCGGACCAGGTGTGACCCGTCCGAGGTGTGCAGCCGGGCGTAGTCGCCCTGCGCCTCGACCCAGCGTACGGCCGAGCGGGGCAGCATCCGGGTGGTGCCGGCCAGCTCGACCGGGATCGTCGGGTCGGGTTCGGCCCGGGCCAGGGCCGCCGGATGGGCGGGTACCACCCGGGAGCCGACGACCCGGCGCAGCGACTCGGCGAGTCGTTCGGCCCGGACCGGTTTGCGGACGTAGTCGGTGGCGCCGAGGTCGAAGGCGTCGACGGCGCCGTCGTCGTACGCGGTGACGAAGACGATCGCGGGTGGCCGGGCGAACCGGCGGAGTACCCGGGCCAGCTCCATGCCGTCCAGCCCCGGCATCCGGATGTCCAGGAAGACCACGTCGACGTCGGCGTCCCGGAGCACCCGCAGCGCCTCGGTGGCGTCTCCGGCGGTGTGCAGCCGGGAGACCCGTGGATCGGCCCGCAGGTGGTACGCCAGCTCGTCGAGCGCCGGTGGCTCGTCGTCGACGGCCAGCACGCGCAGGAAACCGGTCACGGTTCAGCCCTCACGCGCTCGCCCGGACATGACGGTGGAACTTCGGTATCCGCATGCTCACCTTCGTACCCGATCCGAGGTCGGTCTCGACGACCAGGCCGAACTGGTCCCCGAAGACCGACCGGAGTCGTTCGTCCACGTTGGAGAGTCCGACGTGCTGGCCGGAGTCGTCGGCCGGGTCGGCGGCGGCGTCGGCGATCCCGGCGACCAGCACCGCCGGGTCCATCCCCACCCCGTCGTCCTCGACCGTTATGTGGCACTCTGCCCCGGCGTCCCGGGCCTCGATGCTGAGCATCCCCATCCCCGGCTTGCGGGACAGCCCGTGCCGGACCGCGTTCTCGACGAGCGGTTGCAGGCAGAGGAACGGCAGGCTGACCGGCAGCACCTCCGGGGCGATCTGGAGTTTCACCTGGAGCCGGTCGCCGAACCGGGCCCGCTCGATCGTCAGGTACCTGTCGATCGAGCGCAGTTCCTCGGCGAGCGTGGTGAACTCGCCGTGCGCCCGGAAGGAGTAGCGGGTGAACTCGGCGAACTCCAGGATCAGTTCCCGGGCCCGCTCCGGGTCGGTCCGGACGAACGAGCCGATCGCGGTCAGCGCGTTGTAGATGAAGTGTGGGCTGATCTGGGCGCGCAGGGCGCGCACCTCGGCCCGGGCCAGCCGCTCCCGGGACGAGTCGAGTTCGGCGAGGGCGAGCTGGGCGCCGGCCCAGTGTGCGGTTTCCAGGGCGGCCTGCACCAGCCCGGGGGCCGGCTGGTCGTCGGCGATCGCCACCAGCGCCGCCCCGGCCCGCCCGTCCGGGCCGGTCAGCGGGGCGATCACGGCGCCCCGGACCGGGCAGTCGACCCGGTCGCAGCGCAGGTCGGACTCGCCGAGCACCGTCGACCGGCGGGTCCGGATGGTGCCGGCGGCGGCGGCCAGCAACTGCTCGCCGTGGTGGCCGCCGCGCCCGTCGATGGCGAGCAGCCGGTCCGGCTCGGCCAGCGCGAGCCCGGCGGAGCCGACCAGGGTACGCAGATGGCGTACCGCCTTGGCCGCACCG is from Micromonospora sp. WMMD1102 and encodes:
- a CDS encoding YciI family protein: MKYLLLIYGNQEKWDSIPAESWPEEIAKQDAFNRRYHETGELLGGYGLADAAAARLVRREGGAPAVTDGPYLETKEYIASFYLLDCDSEARAYEIAADMPWADQEPVEVWPILHESAADLA
- a CDS encoding sigma-70 family RNA polymerase sigma factor, yielding MSVDRAVEELLRELAPQVLGALVRRYGRFDAAEDATQEALLRAALRWPAEGIPDNPRGWLVTVAVHRLLDEFRSEASRRRREDAVFAATPQAELLGRPADADPGTERDDSLTLLFLCCHPALSQASRIALTLRAVGGLTTGQIAAAFLVPEATMAQRISRAKQMIRSSGLPFEPPDGPDRAERLGAVLHVLYLVFNEGYTATTGPELTAPRLSDEAIRLTRWLHRLLPEDPEVAGLLALMLLTDARRPARTRPDGSLVPLAEQDRGSWDRERIAEGVALITETLPRGPVGPYQVQAAIAAVHDEAEHVDRTDWPQILALYELLEQLTAANPMVTLNRAVAVAMVRGPAAGLELLETVAADKRMATHHRLLATRAHLTELSGDRAGAAAGYRAAARRTASLPERRHLTARAAELDPRQHP
- a CDS encoding LytTR family DNA-binding domain-containing protein, translated to MTGFLRVLAVDDEPPALDELAYHLRADPRVSRLHTAGDATEALRVLRDADVDVVFLDIRMPGLDGMELARVLRRFARPPAIVFVTAYDDGAVDAFDLGATDYVRKPVRAERLAESLRRVVGSRVVPAHPAALARAEPDPTIPVELAGTTRMLPRSAVRWVEAQGDYARLHTSDGSHLVRVPLATLAERWADAGFVRIHRSYLVQLRLIAELRLANSGYVVVIDDSELPVSRRHTRELKDKLVRAAKQDWNR
- a CDS encoding histidine kinase, with protein sequence MGMPDLSTAVAVVAMISALAAALFAVVRLRARRGIATATQRATYDVLHTAGLAAEPLRAGLTPAGAAKAVRHLRTLVGSAGLALAEPDRLLAIDGRGGHHGEQLLAAAAGTIRTRRSTVLGESDLRCDRVDCPVRGAVIAPLTGPDGRAGAALVAIADDQPAPGLVQAALETAHWAGAQLALAELDSSRERLARAEVRALRAQISPHFIYNALTAIGSFVRTDPERARELILEFAEFTRYSFRAHGEFTTLAEELRSIDRYLTIERARFGDRLQVKLQIAPEVLPVSLPFLCLQPLVENAVRHGLSRKPGMGMLSIEARDAGAECHITVEDDGVGMDPAVLVAGIADAAADPADDSGQHVGLSNVDERLRSVFGDQFGLVVETDLGSGTKVSMRIPKFHRHVRASA